One window of Botrimarina mediterranea genomic DNA carries:
- a CDS encoding DUF1559 domain-containing protein produces the protein MTDANRRPRPLAGFTLIELLVVIAIVGTLVAMLLPAVQSAREAGRRTQCANHLKQIGLAVHNFANTLQTLPPPKALGHEDGAGLVSNGAADQYRQLGSTFLLLLPYLEEQSLYDTGDPTKDTIDPVNLPITRAELPAYLCPSMALPRSVPMPDCGERLGPGSYLITSRVNYGQYSRLDGAFRNPPSRRGKRYSCNWSQITDGATHTTFAGETDYGFRSYLWDAGCDADGSSKWGDHAWAEGYWFYAWGHTNRDNSYNFNDDRAEWQSNYTATFRSDHPGGVQFVFLDGSVRFLEDTIEPKALAAIITRAGAELP, from the coding sequence ATCGAACTACTGGTGGTGATCGCGATCGTCGGAACCCTGGTCGCGATGCTGCTGCCTGCCGTGCAGTCGGCGCGCGAGGCGGGGCGGCGCACGCAGTGTGCGAACCACCTCAAGCAGATTGGCCTGGCGGTCCACAACTTCGCCAACACGCTACAGACGCTGCCGCCGCCCAAAGCGCTCGGCCACGAAGACGGCGCGGGCCTCGTGTCCAACGGCGCCGCCGATCAGTACCGGCAGCTCGGCAGCACGTTCTTACTGCTGCTCCCGTATCTCGAAGAGCAATCGCTCTACGACACGGGCGACCCCACCAAGGATACGATCGACCCGGTCAACCTGCCGATCACCAGGGCCGAGTTGCCGGCTTACTTGTGCCCGTCGATGGCGTTGCCGCGGAGCGTGCCGATGCCCGATTGCGGCGAGCGGCTCGGCCCGGGCAGCTACCTGATCACGTCGCGCGTCAACTACGGGCAGTACTCGAGGCTCGACGGCGCGTTCCGCAACCCGCCTTCACGGAGGGGGAAGCGTTACTCGTGCAACTGGAGCCAGATCACCGACGGCGCAACCCACACCACGTTCGCCGGCGAGACCGACTACGGATTTAGGAGTTACCTCTGGGACGCCGGCTGCGACGCCGACGGGTCGTCCAAGTGGGGCGACCACGCCTGGGCGGAGGGCTATTGGTTCTACGCCTGGGGTCACACCAACCGTGACAACTCCTACAACTTCAACGACGACCGCGCGGAGTGGCAATCGAACTACACCGCCACGTTCCGCAGCGACCACCCCGGCGGGGTGCAGTTCGTGTTCCTCGACGGCTCGGTCCGGTTCCTCGAAGACACGATCGAACCCAAAGCCCTCGCCGCGATAATCACCCGAGCCGGCGCCGAACTTCCTTAA